The Sphingobacteriales bacterium genome window below encodes:
- the rsmI gene encoding 16S rRNA (cytidine(1402)-2'-O)-methyltransferase codes for MGKLYIVPTPIGNLEDITLRAIHVLKTVDLILAEDTRQSSKLLNKYQIKTPLKAFHQYNEHKIVENVIENLKGEKNYALVSDAGTPGISDPAYLIVNQCIVNEIPVECLPGATAFVPAIVESGLPCSSFVFEGFLPHKKGKLSKIKSLSEETRTIVFYESPFRLLNTLELLNTYFGEERKASVSREISKIHAETIRGTLADLSAHFRRNTPKGEIVIVVHGKDK; via the coding sequence ATGGGAAAACTCTATATCGTTCCGACACCAATTGGCAATCTGGAAGATATAACTCTGAGAGCGATTCATGTTTTAAAGACGGTTGATTTAATTCTGGCAGAAGACACCCGCCAAAGCTCCAAGCTCTTGAACAAATATCAGATTAAAACACCACTAAAGGCGTTTCATCAGTATAATGAGCATAAAATTGTTGAAAATGTCATCGAAAATTTAAAGGGTGAGAAAAACTATGCTCTTGTCTCAGATGCAGGAACACCCGGGATTTCTGATCCTGCCTACCTGATTGTCAATCAATGTATTGTTAATGAAATTCCGGTAGAATGCCTGCCAGGAGCCACTGCTTTCGTTCCTGCCATTGTTGAATCCGGATTACCTTGTAGTTCCTTTGTTTTTGAAGGCTTTCTGCCACATAAAAAAGGAAAATTATCGAAAATAAAAAGCCTTTCAGAGGAAACACGAACGATTGTCTTTTATGAATCGCCTTTCCGACTGCTCAATACACTTGAGTTGTTAAATACATACTTCGGAGAGGAGAGAAAAGCCTCTGTTTCAAGAGAAATTTCGAAAATACATGCAGAAACCATACGTGGCACTCTTGCTGATTTATCAGCTCATTTCAGACGCAATACGCCCAAAGGAGAAATAGTAATCGTTGTACATGGAAAAGATAAATAA